In the Streptomyces fradiae ATCC 10745 = DSM 40063 genome, ACCGGGCCGAGCGCACCGCCCAGGCCGAACGCCGTCTGCGAGAGGGCGAGGTAGCGGGCCTTGCCCCCGGGCGGCGCCAGCTTCGCCGGGTACGCCCACATGGTCGCCCCGCCGGTCATGGTCCCGACGACGCCCACCAGGGTGGCCGCGACGAGCAGGACCGCGGAGTCGGGGATGACGTACAGGGCCCGGCCGGCACCGAGCAGCAGCAGTCCGGTGCAGACGGCGATCCATCCGGGCCAGTGCTGGGTGAAGCGGGTGACCAGCAGCTCCAGGGCGATGACGGCGCCCGCGGAGAGGGTGATGAGCCAGGTGTAGGCGGTGGCCGAGTAGCCGGCCTCGGTCATGGACAGGGGCAGGCCCACGAACGACTGGATGAACACCACCGAGCTGAGGAACATCGACACCAGGAACAGCACGAACCGGCCGTCCCGCACGATCGCCCCGTACCCCGGCCCGCGCGACCGCCTCCGCGCGGTGCCCTCACCGGCCCCCGCCCCGGCCCCGGCGCCTTCCGCGCCGCCCGTCCCGGCGTCCTTGGGGACGGCGACCAGGGCGATGACCGCGTAGGCCAGGGACGCCAGCCCGCTGACCCAGAAGAGCAGGTTCCACGAGACGAGGATCAGCCACGCGGCGAACAGCCGGCCCACCGTGGCGCCCAGGTTGAGGGCGATGCGGTTCATCGAGAAGACCATGACCTGGCGTTCCTCGGGGACCAGATCGCTCAGCAGGCTCATGGAGGCCGGGCGGTACGCCTGCACCATGGCCCCCGACAGGGCGAGCACGGCGACCAGGACCGGGAAGGCGTCGATCCACGGCACGACCGCCGTGAGCAGCGCCGTGCAGGCCATGGAGAGCGCGATGGTCCTGCGCGGCCCCATGCGGGTGGCCAGCTCGGCGCCGAACGCCACCCCGGCGATGGTGCCGGCGCCGTACGCGGTGAGGGCGTTGCCGGCCTGGGCGGTGGAGTGGCCGCGCCAGACGAGGTAGAGCACCAGGAAGGGCTGCACGAAGCCGCCCACCTGGTTGACGAAGACGCCCAGGAGCAGGAAGCGGACGGCGGGCGGGCTGTGGCGCAGGGTGCGCACGGCGCCCCACTTGCCGGTGTCCCCGTCCCCGGGCGGCTGCTCGTCCTTCGCGGGCGCCGGCCCCGTCATCGCACGGCCCCGCCGGGTGCGGCGCCCGCGACCGGCGCGGGCCCTTCCGGCGCGGAGGCCGCCTGGGGGGTGGTCCCGTCCGGCGCGGTCCCGCCCGGCGCGGCTCCCTCCGGCGCGGCTCCCTCCGGCGCGGTCCCGCCCGGCGCGGCTCCCTCTGGGGCGGCTCCCTCCGGCGCGGTCCCGTCCGGGGCGGCTCCCTCCGGGGCGGGCGACGGGGGCGCCGTGGACCAGGCCAGCTCGGGGCCCGCGTCCGGGTCGAACGCCGGGGCCGGGCTGTGGTCGAGCCGGACGGCCGCACGGGCCAGCGCGACGCTCTCCTCGCACTCCTCGACGGTGTCCGCGACGCAGATCGCGTACGCGTAGCGGGAGATGTAGCCGCGCGGCGGCAGCCGCAGCACGTCGCCCGGCTCGGCCAGCGCCGCGGCGTGGTGCAGGCCCGGGACGGCGCCCTCCTCGGGCAGGCGCACCGCCTCGACCGTGCAGTCCTCCGCCGGGTACGAGAAGTGGACGGCGGCGACCCGGCCGCCGGCGCGGCCCTCCCCGGCCGGCTCGGGCCCCGCCGCGTCCACCGGGAGCCCCAGCGCCGCGCGGGCACCGGCGCGGCCCGGGTCGACACCGCCGGCGAGGCGGCCGAGGAGCGGGATGAGGCCGCCCCCGAGGCGGGCGTTGACCTCGATGAGGCGCGGGCCCTTCGCCGTCAGCCGCAGCTCGGTATGGGTGAGGGAGCCGGTGGCGCCGAGCGCCCGGTGCACGTCGGTGAGGAAGGCGAGCAGCTCCGGCGAGGTGAGCAGCGGGTCGGCCGCGTCGACGAGGTGCCCCTCCTCCTCGAAGTACGGCGGCATGGCCACCCGCTTGCGGGCCAGGACGAGCGGCCGGTAGACGCCGTCGGCCAGCAGGCCGTCGACGCTGATCTCGGGGCCGTCCGCGTACTCCTCCACCAGGACGGGCGCGTCGTAGGTGGGCACCCCCGGGTAGCTGGGGGCGGTCGCCTCGCGGTAGGCGCGGGCGAGGTCGGCCGGTCCGGGGACGTGGACGACGCCGAGGCTGCCGGCGAGCCCGCGCGGCTTGAGCACCACCGGGTAGCCGATGGCCTCGGCCGCCCTGGCCGCCTCGTCGAGGGACGGCACCGCGGCGAACCGCGGCTGCCCGACCCCCGCCTCGGCGAGGCGGCGGCGGGTGCGCCCCTTGTCCCGGCAGACGCTCACGGCCTCCCGGGACATGCCGGGCAGCCCGAGCGCGTCCACGATCGCGGCGGCCGGCTCGACCAGGGCCTCGGTGTAGCACAGGACGCCGTCGACCGGCCGGGTGGCCGCGAGGGCGGTGGCCGCGTCGACCAGCGCGCGCGGGTCGGAGGTGTCGACCAGGGTGGAGCCCGCCAGGTAGGGCGTCTGCCAGGAGGGCTCCCGGCTGTCGAACAGCCACAGCGGGTGCTCGCGCGCGGCCCCGGCGAGCAGGTACTCCCGGTACAGGCGTATGCCGCTGCCGACCACGACGAGCACGCCGTCGCGCGGCGCGTCAGGGCGTGTGTTCATCGTCTGCCATCCGTGGGTCGTGTCGTCCGCGGACCGGGTCGTCCGCGGGCCGTGAAGCGGGCCGGGCCGCCCTCCGGGAGTGGCGGGCCGCGGTGCCCCGCGCGGGGCGGGGCGGGGTCAGCGCAGGGTGTAGAAGCCCTCCCCGTCGAGTTGGCGGATGGAGCCGTGGTCCCGGTGCACGACCTCCTCGACCTCGTGCGCCAGGTCGACCAGCAGGGGGATCGTGAAGTCGTTGACGGTCCGCCGCAGCCGCCCGCCCGGGGCCACCGCCGTCCTCAGCTCGTGGAAGCTCTCCAGGTCCCGCACCCGCGGCAGCAGGGGGTAGTCGACGAGCTCGCCGGAGCGGGGCGCGATCAGGCCGATCGACGCCACGTACCGCTCGACCCGGTACGGCTCGCCGGCCCGGTCGAGGAAGGCGTCCGGGGCGAGGTAGGCGTCGGCCGTCCACTCCAGCTGGCTCTCCCCGAGCGCGGTGCGCACCAGCGTGGGCAGGCTCCCGCCGCACAGCCGGGCGCCGGTCTCGATCAGGCGGGGCCCGTCCGGGGTGAGCTTCAGCTCGGTGTGCGCCGGGCCGTTCGCGATGCCGAGCGCGTCCAGCACCGCGAGGGCGTACGGGACGAGCAGGTCCTGCACCTCGCCGTGGCGCGGCATCAGGTGCGCGCCGTCCAGCAGGTCGCGGACGCCGTTGGCGTGGATGTGGGTGGTGCGCCAGATGTCGCACACGTGGTGGTGGCCGTCCACGCTGACCGTGTTGACGTAGTACTCGGTGCCGAAGAGGTACTCCTGGAGCAGGACCGCGTCGTTGCGGGAGGCCACGACGTTGTCCTGGCCCAGCACCGCGCGGAAGGCGGCCCGGGTCTCGTCGGCGGAGTCGCAGAACTGGACGCCCTCGCCGGCGGCGCTGCGGACCGGCTTGACGACGATCCGCCCGCCGGTCTTCGCGTGCCAGGCGACGGCCTCCTCCTCGTCGGAGGTCACCAGCTGCTCGGCCGCGCGCAGCCCGGCCGCCTTGACCGTCTCCACCATGCGGTGCTTGTCGCGGCGGGCGCTGCTCAGCGCGGTGCCGTTGGTGCGCAGCCCGAGGGCCTCGCTCAGCGCGTCGGCCAGCTCCACCCCCACCTCGGCGCCGGGCAGCACGGCCACCGGCCGGTGGGCGGCGAGGGCGCGGGCGGTCTCCGCCGGGTCGCCGCGGTGCACGAGGTCCGCGGCGAAGTCGCCGGGCACGAAGTCCGCCGCGTTGATCGCGGGGATGCTCGGGGTGCTCCGCACGTGCACGACGGTGTGGCCGCGCCCGCGGAGCACGGGGGCGAGGCGGCTGGCCGAGGAGTAGGCGTCGACGATCGCGACGGTCGGCTGGTCGGGCTGGGACACGGTGTTCCTTGGCGTGGAGGCGCGTCCGGAGGACGGGCGGGCGGGGTGGGGGACGGGCGGTCGGGGGTACGGGGCGGTCGGCGGGGCGGGGCGGGGCGGGGGACGGGGGCGGCGTGCGGGGGACGGAGGTCAGCGGGGGGCGAGGACGAAGACCCCGGCGCGGTTGCGCTCCTGGTAGTGCGCGATGTCGGCCAGGACGGTGGCCTCCTCGTCGTGGCGCAGCAGCAGCTGGAGGACGGCGCTCTCGTCCTGCGAGGGGCTGAGGAGGTCGCCCGGACGGGGGGCGCACTCCGTCCCCGCGTAGGAGGGGCGTCCGACGAGTCCGGCGAGGTCCGTGATCTCCTCCAGCCGCCCGTGCGCGCGGACGAGGAAGGAGTAGTCGGCGACGAAGCCGGGGGAGCCGGTGTCGGCCAGCGCCACCGGCCGTCCGGTGGCGAGCGCGCCCGCCTGGCCGGGGACGCCCAGCAGGTCGCACAGCTCCGGCAGCGGGGAACCGGCCTGCCTGCGCGCGTACTTGACGACCTTCGTCTGGTCCTCGCCGACGACCAGCTCGAAGTGGACGGGGCCGTCGGCGGCGCCGCTCGCGGTGACGACCGGCTGCAGCTCCCCGGTGAGCCGGGGCAGCAGCGGGGCCGAGGGGGCGAGGTTGATGACGCTGGTGATGAGGCGGCGGGGCCCCTCGTCGAGGGTGAAGCAGCGCCAGCAGTCGGTGAGGACGAGCCGCCCCTCGTGCACCACGCCGTTGGCGAAGTGCGGGACGCCCGCCGCCTCGGGGTGCGCCACCACCCGGGCGCCCGGCCGCTCCCACAGGTGGGCGGTGGCGCCGGCGGGCAGCGGGGCCGACGGGCGGTGGAAGAGCGCGGAGCCCGTGTCGTCGGAGACGTCGGGCCGTACGACGGTGGTGCCCCGGACCGCGGCGAGGTGCGCCGCCAGCTCGGCGGGGCCCTCCAGGACCGTCAGGTCCAGGGCGAGCGCGGGGCGGGCGGCGGCGACCGCCGCGTTCTGGGCGGCCTTGCCGGCCGGGGCGCCTTCCGCGGCGCCCCGGCCGGGGGCCGGCTGGGCTGTGGCCACGGTCAGGACGCCTGCTCGAAGTGGAAGGACCGGATGAAGCAGTCGCGCGG is a window encoding:
- a CDS encoding MFS transporter, giving the protein MTGPAPAKDEQPPGDGDTGKWGAVRTLRHSPPAVRFLLLGVFVNQVGGFVQPFLVLYLVWRGHSTAQAGNALTAYGAGTIAGVAFGAELATRMGPRRTIALSMACTALLTAVVPWIDAFPVLVAVLALSGAMVQAYRPASMSLLSDLVPEERQVMVFSMNRIALNLGATVGRLFAAWLILVSWNLLFWVSGLASLAYAVIALVAVPKDAGTGGAEGAGAGAGAGEGTARRRSRGPGYGAIVRDGRFVLFLVSMFLSSVVFIQSFVGLPLSMTEAGYSATAYTWLITLSAGAVIALELLVTRFTQHWPGWIAVCTGLLLLGAGRALYVIPDSAVLLVAATLVGVVGTMTGGATMWAYPAKLAPPGGKARYLALSQTAFGLGGALGPVLGTFGWEALGNGVWPLWGALGLLSAAAAAAAMRSGPGTPPPSTTP
- a CDS encoding ATP-grasp domain-containing protein, producing MNTRPDAPRDGVLVVVGSGIRLYREYLLAGAAREHPLWLFDSREPSWQTPYLAGSTLVDTSDPRALVDAATALAATRPVDGVLCYTEALVEPAAAIVDALGLPGMSREAVSVCRDKGRTRRRLAEAGVGQPRFAAVPSLDEAARAAEAIGYPVVLKPRGLAGSLGVVHVPGPADLARAYREATAPSYPGVPTYDAPVLVEEYADGPEISVDGLLADGVYRPLVLARKRVAMPPYFEEEGHLVDAADPLLTSPELLAFLTDVHRALGATGSLTHTELRLTAKGPRLIEVNARLGGGLIPLLGRLAGGVDPGRAGARAALGLPVDAAGPEPAGEGRAGGRVAAVHFSYPAEDCTVEAVRLPEEGAVPGLHHAAALAEPGDVLRLPPRGYISRYAYAICVADTVEECEESVALARAAVRLDHSPAPAFDPDAGPELAWSTAPPSPAPEGAAPDGTAPEGAAPEGAAPGGTAPEGAAPEGAAPGGTAPDGTTPQAASAPEGPAPVAGAAPGGAVR
- a CDS encoding ATP-grasp domain-containing protein — its product is MSQPDQPTVAIVDAYSSASRLAPVLRGRGHTVVHVRSTPSIPAINAADFVPGDFAADLVHRGDPAETARALAAHRPVAVLPGAEVGVELADALSEALGLRTNGTALSSARRDKHRMVETVKAAGLRAAEQLVTSDEEEAVAWHAKTGGRIVVKPVRSAAGEGVQFCDSADETRAAFRAVLGQDNVVASRNDAVLLQEYLFGTEYYVNTVSVDGHHHVCDIWRTTHIHANGVRDLLDGAHLMPRHGEVQDLLVPYALAVLDALGIANGPAHTELKLTPDGPRLIETGARLCGGSLPTLVRTALGESQLEWTADAYLAPDAFLDRAGEPYRVERYVASIGLIAPRSGELVDYPLLPRVRDLESFHELRTAVAPGGRLRRTVNDFTIPLLVDLAHEVEEVVHRDHGSIRQLDGEGFYTLR